From the Theobroma cacao cultivar B97-61/B2 chromosome 2, Criollo_cocoa_genome_V2, whole genome shotgun sequence genome, one window contains:
- the LOC18609448 gene encoding protein NUCLEAR FUSION DEFECTIVE 6, chloroplastic/mitochondrial isoform X1 — translation MAASCGRRTLQFSCASAKTILTHSTSSRSANNKLAGLFSPKPTSASRFSLRNLISSRLPVELGGAVTLMPLHSATASALFTSLLSLHNQSWGCLSEGIFWLLKLLHSCGTLPGEAIWVDHY, via the exons ATGGCGGCTAGTTGTGGAAGAAGAACCCTACAGTTCTCTTGTGCTTCAGCCAAGACCATTTTGACCCATTCAACATCTTCAAGATCTGCTAATAATAAGCTGGCCGGCCTTTTCTCTCCTAAGCCAACCTCTGCATCGCGATTCTCTCTCCGCAATCTCATTTCTTCCAG GCTCCCAGTGGAATTGGGTGGTGCAGTAACTTTGATGCCATTGCATAGTGCTACTGCCTCTGCCTTGTTTACTTCATTGCTGTCTTTGCATAATCAAAGCTGGGGGTGTCTTTCAGAAG GTATATTTTGGCTTTTGAAGCTGCTGCATAGTTGTGGTACATTGCCGGGAGAAGCCATTTGGGTTGATCATTATTAA
- the LOC18609448 gene encoding protein NUCLEAR FUSION DEFECTIVE 6, chloroplastic/mitochondrial isoform X2: protein MAASCGRRTLQFSCASAKTILTHSTSSRSANNKLAGLFSPKPTSASRFSLRNLISSRLPVELGGAVTLMPLHSATASALFTSLLSLHNQSWGCLSEGFATPL from the exons ATGGCGGCTAGTTGTGGAAGAAGAACCCTACAGTTCTCTTGTGCTTCAGCCAAGACCATTTTGACCCATTCAACATCTTCAAGATCTGCTAATAATAAGCTGGCCGGCCTTTTCTCTCCTAAGCCAACCTCTGCATCGCGATTCTCTCTCCGCAATCTCATTTCTTCCAG GCTCCCAGTGGAATTGGGTGGTGCAGTAACTTTGATGCCATTGCATAGTGCTACTGCCTCTGCCTTGTTTACTTCATTGCTGTCTTTGCATAATCAAAGCTGGGGGTGTCTTTCAGAAG GATTTGCAACACCTCTATAG
- the LOC18609448 gene encoding protein NUCLEAR FUSION DEFECTIVE 6, chloroplastic/mitochondrial isoform X3: MAASCGRRTLQFSCASAKTILTHSTSSRSANNKLAGLFSPKPTSASRFSLRNLISSRLPVELGGAVTLMPLHSATASALFTSLLSLHNQSWGCLSEA, encoded by the exons ATGGCGGCTAGTTGTGGAAGAAGAACCCTACAGTTCTCTTGTGCTTCAGCCAAGACCATTTTGACCCATTCAACATCTTCAAGATCTGCTAATAATAAGCTGGCCGGCCTTTTCTCTCCTAAGCCAACCTCTGCATCGCGATTCTCTCTCCGCAATCTCATTTCTTCCAG GCTCCCAGTGGAATTGGGTGGTGCAGTAACTTTGATGCCATTGCATAGTGCTACTGCCTCTGCCTTGTTTACTTCATTGCTGTCTTTGCATAATCAAAGCTGGGGGTGTCTTTCAGAAG CTTAA